The Oncorhynchus mykiss isolate Arlee chromosome 22, USDA_OmykA_1.1, whole genome shotgun sequence sequence CTCCACCAACATCGAATCCCAACCCACAGGCTTTAGTTTAGTCCCTTCTTCAAGCTTTCTTTGTTTTATTGATTTGCTGGTAATTGTCATGTTTTTAGGTTATCTCATCAGTTGCATGAGAACCAGCCACGTTTAATACAGCTAAGGCATGCCTAACTAACCCTGGCCAGCCCTGCCCTTAAATACATGGCATTTCGAAGTGCAGAGTATTGCAGAATGGACATCCAATGCTTGTGCATCGGACTGGGAGCAGATGGAGCCTTCTATTTGTATGGAGAGACTTAGGTCATACTGGCTTACTGGCATACTGGCATACTGTCTTCTTCTCTATTTACTCTACTGGGCTTGAATATAGCTGTTGTAGAGTAGGCAAAGGAAAACTAGGATTTTAATAGCCTGTCTCAGACTTGTATTTCTTTTTAAGATGTGCTGCTGTCTTCAGCCTCAAACAAAAACAGGAATATGGCGGAAACCATTCGTTCTCAGGTCAGTAAGATGGTTTAATTTTGGTTTATTTCCCGTGACATTTGCCAGTCTCTTTGACATACGACACagagtggcaaggagtggaatgatagctaaacagactggtaacCAGACTAGATTAAAACACCATAAAATTATAATTAGATAAATATGCTCTCTATATTTAATGCCTTAAAGAATTCCCCAACGACTAACAGTCAGTTATCCTCTGGGAGGTCTTTAACTGCGTTTCCCAGAGTACACTGGGTTCTACACGGGAGCCAGACTAGACTCATAATGACGGGGAGAGTTTTAATACAGGGTCTGACTAGAGCACCACAAAAGGTTTAGGATATCTCTTAAAGCAATCAAGgtgctttgagagagagagacacacacagagatagaaaaaatatatatagttttCCGTTGCCCTGTGAATAGTAAGCAGGTATCTACTTGGAGTCATTGGGAGCTCAGATCTTGTAGCAAAACCGTGTCTCAGCCATAGTAATATAAAGGCAATTAGTAAGGCAGTCAGACACGCAGACGCTTTGCCTCTCAGTACTAATAAGATGAAGAGCGCGTCAGAAAATGCCATTAGCAGGATGCTCTGCTCTTAAAGGCAATGTCCCTATCTGGTGATGACAGCATTAGCCTTACTAAAGACCCAATCAACTCAGATGTTCCACAGACACGACGGTGTATCAGTAACTTACAAAACAATCCACAAGCCTCGTGACCACGAAGATAAAAGTTATACCCACCAAACCACCTTTACAAAGCACCCGATACACAATGTCACGTCTTTGTTTTTAATCCAAGTTTATTGAACACAGTCATTATGAAATACCAACAGGAGGCTATTAATCCATCATTTGCACAGTATGTTGTACCTCAGTCTCGCACACATAAAATAATATTCTCTTTTTCACATTCACTTTCTATTCATGgacacatttgatttgaatattttTGTAATTATTTTGGTTACTGACAGGTACTTTGGCACAGTACACAAAGTAAGGACTTGAAGGGTGAGTGTGGAAATCTGTTGGTTCTGACGGGCAAGGACAGGAACAGGGGGGACCAAACAGTGTTTGAGGAGAGTACAGAGTGCACAGACAACATCCATAAAGCACAGAGATGATAGGACGATGCTTTATATCAACCAATCAGTGACTGACTGTAAGAAGTCCACTCCAGGAGCTGTGCCAAAGTGTCTCAACTCACTGCACAGGAAATTACCTAATGTGTCCAGGAAGTCCTTCAAACCAATCAGACACCATCTGTCCTTCATGGCAAACAGCTTGTGATTCTCCAGCCAGATTGGATTTAGTAGATAAAGGGCAATGGAATCACTCTTCCATTTTTAAACCAGTCCGTCTGCAGGGTATAATCACTGTAGTTATATGAACTCTCATCTTGTAGTCCGTGTACTTTCCTATATCCTGTGCCTCTAGCTCGGTCTCCTATCAAACAGTGATAGGACCAGAGATGCTCTATAATGTTATCCTTGAGACAGGCTTAGACAGTCCTCCCAGTCCCTCACCTGGTCCATGATGTCTGTTCTGTAGTAGGTAGCAGCAGTGTTATGTGTATCTGAGTCTGTcatgggtggaggtggaggtgaaggGGGCCTCCTCTGGACCTCTTCTCCCTGGCTGGTGGCCTGGAGGTTGGGCCTGGCTACACCATGCCTTCACTGCGTTTGCTCCTCCACACCACTAGGGCAGTCATGAGCAACGTGACAAGGATGGGCACCACGATGAATGGCCCAAGGATACGGTTGGGCGGATCACGCAGCAGCCGTCCCGACAGGGAGCAGTCGTGGAAGTAGTGCTTGTGGATGCGGATGAAGAACTCGTCCACCAGCCGGTTGGGCCAGAAACAGTCCATCTTCAGGGCGATCAGGTAGGTGCAGTTGGTGAGCTCACCGTAAGGTCTGTAGGGAGAGACGGAAAGGAACAGTGGGAGGTCACATTAATGGAATGAAGACGAGGTTTGGTTTGTGTCCCGTACATCCCAATGAGGGTAAATAATAGCCTACACCTTTGAATAGACATTTAGGACAGTTTGGGGTTCTTAATGGGTCTCCAAAGTGTGGTTTTTAAATTGAACACCAGTTTCATGATCTACAGTGTAATCTTtattgaaccttttatttaaGCAGGGAGCCATGCTGATACcaagagcagaacagaacacatcaataaacaacaattacaccatatctatatacacatcaattacactatacatatcaattacactacacatatctatatacatatcaattacactacacatatctatatacatatcaattacactatacatatcaattacactatacatatcaatatacacatcaattacactatacacatcaattgcactatacatatcaatatacacatcaattacactatacatatcaattacactatacatatctatatacatatcaattacactatacatatctatatacacatcaattgcactatacatatctatatacatatcaattacactacacatatctatatacatatcaattacactatacatatctatatacatatcaattacactatacatatcaattacactatacatatcaattacactacacatatctatatacatatcaattacactacacatatctatatacatatcaattacactatacatatcaattacactatacatatcaatatacacatcaattacactatacacatcaattgcactacacatatctatatacacatcaattacactgtacatatctatatacacatcaattacactacacatatctatatacatatcaattacactatacatatctatatacacatcaattacactatacatatctatatacacatcaattacactatacatatctatatacacatcaattacactatacatatctatatacacatcaattacactatacatatctatatacacatcaattacactatacatatctatatacacatcaattacactatacatatctatatacacatcaattacactacacatatctatatacatatcaattacactatacatatcaatatacacatcaattacactatacacatcaattgcactatacatatctatatacacatcaattgcactatacatatctatatacatatcaattacactacacatatctatatacatatcaattacactatacatatcaattacactatacatatcaatatacacatcaattacactatacacatcaattgcactacacatatctatatacacatcaattacactgtacatatctatatacacatcaattacactacacatatctatatacatatcaattacactatacatatctatatacacatcaattacactatacatatctatatacacatcaattacactatacatatctatatacacatcaattacactatacatatcaattacactaCACAGTTTAcgttgaaagtttacatacaccttagccaaatacatttaaactcagtttttttcaattcctgacatttaatcctagtaaaaattccctgccttaggtcagttaggatcaccactttattttaagaatgtgaaatgtcagaataatagtagagagaatgatttatttcagcttttatttctttcatcacattcccagtgggtcagaagtttacatacactcaattagtatttggtagcattgcctttaaattgtttaacttgggtcaaacgtcaaacttgggccaaaattcacccaacttattgtgggaagcttgtggaaggctaccaggaacgtttgacccaagttaaaccatttaaaggcaatgctaccaaatactaattgagtgtatttgaacttctgacccactgggaatgtgatgaaagaaataaaagctgaaataaatcattctctctgctattattctgacatttcacattcttaaaataaagtggtgatcctaactgacctaaagacagggaatttttactaggattaaatgtcaggaatggtgagaaactgagtttaaatgtatttgtctaaggtgtatgtaaacttccgacttcaactgtatatctatgtacacatcaattacactgtACATATCTATATTACACAACAATACATTGAAAAGCAACCCCAAAACATGAAGAAGCTAAACACAAATCATATGAAACgaacacattcttcagtaaaaggGCCCTCTAACATCTACCTGGACTGCCTTCATGGAACGTACTGTAGGCAATGTTAATTTGAAGTTAGGGGAGAgactttgaaaatgaaatacacaaACGGGATACACACACTAATGGTGCAATCAACCGTCGTGTGCAAATCAATATTTTCCCTCATACAGCTCTCTGCGTGTGACTGTGCTCCCTCGTGTGTATAGGCCTGCCATGATTGAGAGTAATGACCCCTGGTAATgacagaggacagatagagagtgaaaaacacagagacacacatccaccctcccctcctcctgaACAAgagctctcccccctctcctcagaACATGCCCTCCATATGGCCTGCTCTTTCTACCCACATCCTCCCTGGTGTGGCATGCCTGGCATAGCTAGGACCTTTTTATAATCCACAGGTGTCCCCTAACACAACCGAGGAGTAATGTCTGTCTCAGCTTACCCAATCCCCCAGTGGGAGAGTGATACACAGGGTAAAAGGCAGACCATCTGGCTCATCTTCCAAGGCAGACAGACATTATAATCATGCATCGTGATCATTatgaacagaagagagaggaagagagagaggaacgagggagagagatgagagagaaagaatgaaaaagagaggaaagagaagagagagaaatagtgatAGTTGATATTCTGTGTAGGAGAACACAGTGTAAAATTAGACCTCAGCAAGAATAGAAATATGAGCAAACCCCTATTCTCTCCTCACATTTATCCACTACAGATGTACGGCCATGACCAATTTATTGACATGACAGGATTCAATACCTTTATATTACAGCTGCTTTATTGAAAGAACACTCTTGCCAAAGTCACGTCATCTGCAACATTTCATCATCGGAGGAAATTAATCGTTGCTAGACAGTCCCTTTTCTCTCCctgtacatttctccaaaacattTCTCCCTAAGAGCCAATGGCGATGCTTCATTGGCTAAGGCAAGGGCACCCCTGCTAACTGGAACCTATTCTGTACTGAGAACTAAGAGATTTATAATAACCCAGATATGGCACAATTTCAAGAGCTCCGCTAAAACGTGTCTTGTCTCAACACACACAGGAGGTTGTATCTTCCCTTGTCAGTATTAACTTATCTTGTCTGAACTCACACACATATACCTGTAATCATTTCTTCTGTATGATCCTATCTTCTTTACATGACTTAATGTGGAGTATATATACTCTGGCTCTTCTAATACAGTTTAGCTATGTGACCTGCTGAACTATGTGTAGTGGGGGTATGCATATGCAGAAGGTGTGGTAGTTATTGTAATTCTTTGGTACTATGGCatatgtattgccttacctcctcacgccatttgcacacactgattttgtgttattgactgttagtttgtttattccatgtgtaactctgtgttgttgtttgtgtcacactgctttgctttatcttggccaggtcgcagttgcaaatgagaacttgttctcaactggcctagctggttaaataaaggtgaaataaaaatgtataaaaaaattgtCCTTATAGTTTTATATCGCATCAGAAGAGAACAGTGTTATTCCCCTTGTATTATTTCTACAGATCCCCCTCCTTCCTGCTCTTACAGGAGACATGTCAGTTTAAATCCACCCCTTCCTTCCTGCTCTTCTAGGAGACATGTCAGTTTAAATCCACCCCTTCCTTCCTGCTCTTCCAGGAGACATGTCAGTGTAAATCCACCCCTTCCTTCCTGCTCTTCCAGGAGACATGTCAGTGTAAATCTACCCCCTCCTTCCTGCTCTTCCAGGAGACATGTCAGTTTAaatccaccccctccctcctgctCTTCCAGGAGACATGTCAGTGTAAATCTACCCCCTCCTTCCTGCTCTTCCAGGAGACATGTCAGTTTAAATCCACCCCCTCCTTCCTGCTCTTCCAGGAGACATGTCAGTTTAAATctaccccctcctccctgctcttcCAGGGAACATGTCAGTGTAAATctaccccctcctccctgctcttcCAGGAGACATGTCAGTGTAagtccaccccctccctcctgctCTTCCAGGAGACATGTCAGTGTAAATCTACCCCCTCCTTCCTGCTCTTCCAGGAGACATGTCAGTTTAAATCCACCCCCTCCTTCCTGCTCTTCCAGGAGACATGTCAGTTTAaatccaccccctcctccctgctcttcCAGGGAACATGTCAGTGTAAATCCACCCCTTCCTTCCTGCTCTTCCAGGAGACATGTCAGTTTAAATCCACCCCCTCCTTCCTGCTCTTCCAGGGAACATGTCAGTTTAAATCCACCCCTTCCTTCCTGCTCTTCCAGGAGACATGTCAGTTTAAATCCACCCCTTCCTTGCTGTTCTTCCAGGAGACATGTCAGTTTAAATCTACCCCCTCCTTCCTGCTCTTCCAGGGAACATGTCAGTGTTAATCCACCCCTTCCTTCCTGCTCTTCCAGGAGACATGTCAGTTTAAATCCACCCCTTCCTTCCTGCTCTTCCAGGAGACATGTCAGTTTAaatccaccccctccctcctgctCTTCCAGGGAACATGTCAGTGTAAATCTACCCCCTCCTTCCTGCTCTTCCAGGAGACATGTCAGTGTAaatccaccccctccctcctgctCTTCCAGGAGACATGTCAGTGTAAATCTACCCCCTCCTTCCTGCTCTTCCAGGAGACATGTCAGTTTAAATCCACCCCCTCCTTCCTGCTCTTCCAGGAGACATGTCCGTTTAaatccaccccctcctccctgctcttcCAGGGAGCATGTCAGTGTAAATCCACCCCTTCCTTCCTGCTCTTCCAGGAGACATGTCAGTTTAAATCTACCCCCTCCTTCCTGCTCTTCCAGGGAACATGTCAGTGTAAATCCACCCCTTCCTTCCTGCTCTTCCAGGAGACATGTCAGTTTAAATCCACCCCTTCCTTCCTGCTCTTCCAGGAGACATGTCAGTTTAAATCCACCCCTTCCTTCCTGCTCTTCCAGGGAACATGTCAGTGTAAATCCACCCCTTCCTTCCTGCTCTTCCAGGAGACATGTCAGTTTAAATCTACCCCCTCCTTCCTGTTCTTCCAGGGAACATGTCAGTGTAAATCCACCCCTTCCTTCCTGCTCTTCCAGGAGACATGTCAGTGTAAATCCACCCCTTCCTTCCTGCTCTTCCAGGAGACATGTCAGTGTAAATCCACCCCTTCCTTCCTGCTCTTCCAGGAGACATGTCAGTTTAAATCTACCCCCTCCTTCCTGTTCTTCCAGGGAACATGTCAGTTTAAATCCACCCCTTCCTTCCTGCTCTTCCAGGAGACATGTCAGTGTAaatccaccccctccctcctgctCTTCCAGGAGACATGTCAGTGTAAATCTACCCCCTCCTTCCTGCTCTTCCAGGAGACATGTCAGTTTAAATCCACCCCCTCCTTCCTGCTCTTCCAGGAGACATGTCAGTTTAaatccaccccctcctccctgctcttcCAGGGAACATGTCAGTGTAAATCCACCCCTTCCTTCCTGCTCTTCCAGGAGACATGTCAGTTTAAATCCACCCCTTCCTTCCTGCTCTTCCAGGAGACATGTCAGTGTAAATCCACCCCTTCCTTCCTGCTCTTCCAGGAGACATGTCAGTTTAAATCCACCCCTTCCTTCCTGCTCTTCCAGGAGACATGTCAGTTTAATCCACCCCTTCCTTCCTGCTCTTCCAGGAGACATGTCAGTGTAAATCCACCCCTTCCTTCCTGCTCTTCCAGGAGACATGTCAGTGTAAATCCACCCCTTCCTTCCTGCTCTTCCAGGAGACATGTCAGTTTAAATCCACCCCCTCCTTCCTGTT is a genomic window containing:
- the ramp1 gene encoding receptor activity-modifying protein 1, whose amino-acid sequence is MTSDTTPVFSKQVLLWLVVVCQSVSVMACSGTYEYVIEEFCLGKFRLDMEELDQHRWCSWEDTVEPYGELTNCTYLIALKMDCFWPNRLVDEFFIRIHKHYFHDCSLSGRLLRDPPNRILGPFIVVPILVTLLMTALVVWRSKRSEGMV